The Miscanthus floridulus cultivar M001 chromosome 17, ASM1932011v1, whole genome shotgun sequence genome has a window encoding:
- the LOC136517220 gene encoding NDR1/HIN1-like protein 13 — MADRVYPAAKPNPPPGAATANGNGGGAPASFPAPKSQMYQRPIYRPQAPAKRRRGRSCRCSFCCCFCWALLVLILLAFVAAVAGGAFYLLYRPQRPSFTVSSVRLTSLNLTSSPTAPVLTDAITLTVTARNPNKKMVYLYDDLTLSVATAANAVPLGSATVPGFTHAAGNTTVVTATVSSNAVTVDPSGAGSDIKRSGAFAVVVDADTSAGVRVGGLKTKKIGIQVHCEGIKVTPPPPPPVAPKKVKGKNSTADALAPAPATTTTVSTAAHSCKVRVRVKIWKWTF, encoded by the coding sequence ATGGCCGACCGCGTCTACCCCGCAGCCAAGCCGAACCCGCCTCCAGGCGCGGCGACGGCCaacggcaacggcggcggcgctcctgcctCGTTCCCGGCGCCCAAGTCGCAGATGTACCAGCGGCCCATCTACCGACCCCAAGCTCCCGCGAAGCGCCGTCGCGGTCGTTCCTGCCGGTGCAGCTTCTGCTGCTGCTTCTGCTGGGCGCTGCTTGTCCTCATCCTCCTCGCCTTCGTGGCCGCCGTGGCGGGGGGCGCCTTCTACCTCCTGTACCGCCCGCAGCGCCCGTCCTTCACCGTCTCCTCCGTCCGCCTCACGTCGCTGAACCTCACGTCCTCCCCGACAGCGCCCGTGCTCACCGACGCCATCACTCTCACCGTGACGGCCCGGAACCCGAACAAGAAGATGGTGTACCTGTACGACGACCTGACGCTGTCCGTGGCCACGGCCGCCAACGCCGTGCCGCTGGGCAGCGCGACCGTGCCCGGGTTCACGCACGCGGCGGGCAACACCACCGTGGTGACAGCGACGGTGTCGTCGAACGCGGTGACCGTGGACCCCAGCGGCGCGGGATCCGACATCAAGAGGTCCGGCGCGTTCGCCGTGGTGGTGGACGCGGATACCAGCGCGGGCGTCCGGGTGGGCGGGCTCAAGACGAAGAAGATCGGCATCCAGGTGCACTGCGAGGGCATCAAGGTCactcctcccccgcccccgccggtGGCGCCCAAGAAGGTCAAggggaagaacagcaccgccgaCGCgctcgcgccggcgccggcgacgacTACGACGGTGAGCACGGCCGCGCACTCGTGCAAGGTCAGAGTCCGCGTCAAGATCTGGAAGTGGACTTTCTAG